TTGGCCGAGCGCATTGAGCGCTTTGCGGCGGCGATCGCCCCTCGGCCCTTGTTCTACCGCAGCCTTGACCTGCGGGCCCACGAGTTTCCCCAGTTCCTCGGCGAGGGCACCAGCGCCAATCCGGTGCTGGGCCAGCGCGGGGCCTACCGCTACCAGGTTCACCCCCAGCTGTTTGAGCTGGAGCTGGCGGCCCTGGGAGCGGTGCTGGCGCGCGGGCTGGACAATCTGCGGCTGCTGATCCCTTTTGTGCGCAGCGTGGAAGAGTTTCGGTTTTGTCGCCAGCGGGTCGAGGCGGCGGGGCTGCGCCGCCAGGGCACATTTCAGCTGTGGATCATGGCTGAAGTCCCCTCGGTGCTGTTGCTGATGGCGGACTACGTGGAGGCGGGGGTGCAGGGCTTTTCCATTGGCACCAATGATCTAACCCAGCTGCTGCTGGGGGCCGATCGGGACGATGCCGCCCTGGCCCAAGCCTACACGGCCCAGCATCCGGCGGTGCGGCGGGCGATCGCCCAGATTCTCCAGACGGCGCGCCAGCATCGGGTGCCCTGCGCTGTGTGTGGCCAAGCGGTGACGGACTTTCCGGATTTGATCGCGGAATGGGTGCAGGCAGGAGCGACGGCCCTGGTGGTGGAGCCCGAGGCGATCGCCGCCACCCAGCGCGTCCTCTATCAGGCCGAGCAGCAGATCCTTTTACAGTGGGCTCAGCAGCAGCGACACCAAGAATCCTTCTAGTGCTGGGTCGGTCTGCTGGGTCAAACCCCCCTTGCAAAGCACAAAACCACTCAGGGGACGCTGCTACAATCCTGTTACTCTTTTGAGGAGCCCTTGGGCACGGCCAGGTGGCAGTCCAAGGCGCGCGATCGCCCCCTTCAGGGATCGTCTCCCCTCAGCGCTGACTCGGTACTGGCGCGATCGCCCTCAGAGCGCGATCGCTGTCCCTCGCTCTCCCCTCCCGCACCATGACTGACACTGTTCTCAACGTTCGCAATCTGAAAGTTGAATTTGTCCTCGACTCCCGCCGCGTTCAAGCCGTCGACGACATCTCCTTTCAGGTCCAGCGAGGCCAAACTTTGGGCATTGTGGGCGAATCTGGCTCTGGTAAATCGGTGACAGCCCTCGCGCTGCTGGGACTGGTGCCCAGCCCTGGCCGCGTCACCAGCGGCGAAATTCTGTTTCAAGGATCGAGCGGCGAGCCGATTAATCTGCGCAGCCTTTCTGAGGAGCAGCGTCAGCAGTACCGGGGCGGCGAGGTTGCCATGATTTTCCAGGAGCCCCTGAGCTCCCTCAATCCGGTTTTTACCTGCGGCTACCAGCTCACCGAGGCGATCTTGCAGCACCATCCCCTGCCCAAGGCAGAGGCCGAGCGACGGGCGATCGCCCTTTTGCAAGAGGTCAAGCTGCTGGCCAGCGACGAAGACCTGGCCCAGCGCCTACGGGAAAGCCACACCGACAGGCCTCCTTCTGAACAGGCGATCGCCGAGATCGTCGAGCAGCAAAAGCAGGCCCTCTTGCAGCGCTATCCCCACGAGCTGTCGGGCGGCCAGCTCCAGCGGGTCATGATCGCCATGGCCCTAGCCGGCAACCCCTCTTTGCTGATCGCCGACGAGCCCACCACGGCGCTGGATGTGACGGTCCAGGCCCGCATTCTCGATCTGCTGCGCGAACTGCGCGATCGCCGGGGCATGTCAATTATTTTCGTGACCCACGACCTGGGGCTGATTGCCGACATCGCCGACAGCATCGCCGTCATGTACCAGGGCAAACTCGTGGAGCTCGGCTCGGTTTGGGACATTTTCTCCCAGCCCCAGCACCCCTACACCAAGGGCCTGCTGACCTGTCGGCCCCGTCCCGATCGCCGTCTGCGCCGCTTGCCCACCGTGGCAGACTTCATGGAAACGGTCACCACCCCCGACGGTCATCTCGAAATCCGCGAAAAGTCGCTAGATGTTGAGACGGCGCTCCACCAGGACGACATCAGCGACGCCGAGGTCCAGCAGCGCCTCGCCGATCTCGGCCAGCGATCGCCCCTGATCGCCGTACGCAACCTGAAGGTCGGCTTCCCGGTCAAAGGCCTCCTCGGCACCACCCAGCGCTACACCATGGCCGTCAATGACGTCTCCTTCGACATCTATCCCGGCGAAACCCTGGGACTGGTGGGAGAGTCGGGCTGCGGCAAAACCACCCTCGCCCGGACCCTGCTGCGGCTTGTGCAGCCGATGAGCGGCCAGATTGTCTTTGAGGGGCGCGACGTGCTGACCCTGGAGGGCAAGGCGCTCCAGGAGGTCCGGCGCAACATGCAAATTGTCTTCCAGGACCCCTTCAGCTCCCTCGATCCCCGGATGAGCATCGGGGCCGCCATTGTGGAGCCCCTGCGCATTCACGGCATTCACCGCCGCCACGCCAAGCCCCGCCAGCACCTGCGGGAGCGCGCGGCCTACCTCCTCGACAAAGTGGGCCTAGAGCCGGCCTGGATGAATCGCTATCCCCACGAGTTTTCGGGGGGCCAGCGCCAGCGGATCTGCATTGCCCGCGCCCTGGCCCTCAATCCGCAGTTCATTATTTGCGATGAGTCTGTGTCGGCGCTGGACGTCTCGGTACAGGCCCAGGTGCTCAATTTGCTCAAGGCGCTGCAAAGCGAGTTTGGCTTGACCTATATCTTCATTTCCCACGATCTGAGCGTGGTCAAGTTTATGAGCGATCGCATTATGGTGATGAATCGAGGCCGCATTGAAGAGATTGGGCCAGCGGACAGCATCTACCGCGAGCCCAAAGAGGCCTATACACGCCAGCTCATTTCAGCGATTCCGGTGGGCAGCCTGGAGCAAATTCGCGATCGCCAAGCCCAGCGAGGGACGATCGCCAGCTAAGTGGCTGGTCAGAATAGGTAACAAAAATTACCGTTCAATCACGCAAGTATGAACCCTTGTTGCCAGGTGGTCTCGTAGAAACGCCGTTGTTAGCATAATGGGATTTGGAGAAGCTAGCAGATGGAACCTTAAGCAGCCGTGTTGTCTAGAGCGATCGCTGCAACAGCTCTATACCCCCTCAAGGTCTGCTGTCAGATGCCGACCTTTCGTTTTACCCAGGCTTTTGCTGTGGGAATGGATCAACTGCGATGGGTGTGCTTTCCTCTCCTTGGTTTCCCAAATTCTTTTCTCGCCAAAAGCGACCATCGTTTTACAGGACAGGGCCCATGCTACCAAAGCACGTGATTTGGTCTGTGGTCATCCTGTGTGTAGCCCCGTCACTGCTTCACCTCGCGGGCGTTGACTTTGGGACGCGATCGCCTGTCGTGACGCCTGAGGACTGGGCAGGTTTGTCGCCCGCAGCGATCTCAGACCAGCTGCACCATTCTCTCCGGGGCAGCTTCACCCACACCCTTTTGGAGTGGAGCGCTGTTTGTGCGGCGATTTTTACGGCGGTGCTGGCTTTTTCCCACTTCAGCATCAAGCGCGATGTGACCACGCCGATCATTGGGGTCGCGCTGCTGTGCGCGGGGGCGATGGATGCTTTTCACGTTCTAGCAGCCGATCGCTTCATCAGCGCGGGGGCAAACAATCAAGACTTGGTCCCCTTCACGTGGGCAATCTGCCGCCTAGGCAATGCCCTG
This genomic stretch from Geitlerinema sp. PCC 7407 harbors:
- a CDS encoding ABC transporter ATP-binding protein, whose protein sequence is MTDTVLNVRNLKVEFVLDSRRVQAVDDISFQVQRGQTLGIVGESGSGKSVTALALLGLVPSPGRVTSGEILFQGSSGEPINLRSLSEEQRQQYRGGEVAMIFQEPLSSLNPVFTCGYQLTEAILQHHPLPKAEAERRAIALLQEVKLLASDEDLAQRLRESHTDRPPSEQAIAEIVEQQKQALLQRYPHELSGGQLQRVMIAMALAGNPSLLIADEPTTALDVTVQARILDLLRELRDRRGMSIIFVTHDLGLIADIADSIAVMYQGKLVELGSVWDIFSQPQHPYTKGLLTCRPRPDRRLRRLPTVADFMETVTTPDGHLEIREKSLDVETALHQDDISDAEVQQRLADLGQRSPLIAVRNLKVGFPVKGLLGTTQRYTMAVNDVSFDIYPGETLGLVGESGCGKTTLARTLLRLVQPMSGQIVFEGRDVLTLEGKALQEVRRNMQIVFQDPFSSLDPRMSIGAAIVEPLRIHGIHRRHAKPRQHLRERAAYLLDKVGLEPAWMNRYPHEFSGGQRQRICIARALALNPQFIICDESVSALDVSVQAQVLNLLKALQSEFGLTYIFISHDLSVVKFMSDRIMVMNRGRIEEIGPADSIYREPKEAYTRQLISAIPVGSLEQIRDRQAQRGTIAS